In one window of Brenneria goodwinii DNA:
- the murI gene encoding glutamate racemase — MATVRQGENTISPEAILSDLPARPTVLVFDSGVGGLSVYDEIRQLLPDLHYIYAFDNEAFPYGEKPQQFIIERVLKIVTAIQQRHRLALVVIACNTASTISLPALRERFTFPVVGVVPAVKPAAKLTRNGVVGLLATRATVQRPYTHELIARFANDCQILLLGSSELVELAEAKLQGENISTEDLQKVLRPWLRLPEPPDTVVLGCTHFPLLADELHSALPSGTRLVDSGAAIARRTAWLIANLEQAPVSTEKNLVYCLTITPEVATLWPVLQRYGFASLEKLPL, encoded by the coding sequence ATGGCTACCGTACGGCAGGGCGAGAATACTATCTCACCGGAAGCTATACTTTCTGACCTGCCAGCCCGTCCTACCGTGCTGGTGTTTGATTCCGGCGTAGGCGGGTTGTCTGTTTATGATGAAATCCGGCAACTATTGCCGGATCTTCACTATATCTATGCGTTCGACAATGAAGCATTTCCTTACGGCGAAAAGCCTCAGCAGTTTATTATCGAACGCGTTCTTAAAATTGTTACGGCAATTCAGCAGCGCCACCGGTTGGCGCTGGTGGTAATTGCCTGTAATACCGCCAGCACTATTTCCCTCCCGGCGCTGCGTGAGCGCTTTACTTTCCCCGTGGTGGGCGTGGTGCCGGCGGTTAAACCTGCCGCCAAGCTGACGCGCAATGGCGTCGTCGGGCTGTTGGCCACGCGCGCCACCGTACAACGGCCTTATACGCATGAGCTTATCGCCCGCTTTGCCAACGACTGCCAGATATTGTTGCTGGGCTCTTCCGAGTTGGTTGAACTGGCGGAAGCAAAGCTGCAAGGGGAAAACATTAGCACTGAAGATCTGCAAAAAGTCTTGCGCCCGTGGTTACGACTACCGGAACCGCCCGACACCGTCGTACTCGGATGCACGCATTTCCCTCTATTGGCGGATGAGCTACATTCGGCGCTGCCAAGCGGTACTCGTCTGGTTGATTCGGGGGCGGCTATCGCCAGGAGAACGGCATGGCTTATCGCTAATCTTGAGCAAGCGCCTGTCTCTACGGAAAAGAATCTGGTCTATTGTCTGACGATAACGCCCGAAGTGGCCACTCTTTGGCCGGTATTGCAGCGTTACGGGTTTGCATCGCTGGAAAAACTACCGCTTTAA